Proteins from a genomic interval of Deinococcus reticulitermitis:
- a CDS encoding metal ABC transporter solute-binding protein, Zn/Mn family yields MLVALLTACQSVQGRLPTTPATLGPATLKDEKLRITTTTNMVADLAREIGRERVEVRGLMGPGVDPHLYKASARDVRTLQNAHLILYGGLHLEGKMVELLEKSSRAVAVTQGIPRAKLLYPEGSDDLPDPHVWFDVTLWKHAAETTRDALSAADPAGKEGYAQNAAAYLARLDALDAEVKALMERIPSRQRVLVTAHDAFNYFSRRYGMEVRGVQGISTAAEAGMQNIQMLARFVAERELPAIFVESSVPQRTVDAVIAAARARGHPLRVGGELFSDALGTAGTPEGTYIGMIRHNAQVISRALGSAP; encoded by the coding sequence TTGCTCGTAGCGCTTCTGACCGCCTGTCAGAGTGTGCAGGGACGTTTGCCAACCACGCCGGCCACCTTAGGACCAGCCACACTGAAGGACGAGAAACTGCGGATTACGACGACGACCAACATGGTGGCGGACCTGGCCCGTGAGATTGGAAGGGAGCGCGTCGAGGTCCGCGGCCTGATGGGTCCGGGTGTGGATCCGCATCTGTACAAGGCCAGTGCCCGTGACGTTCGAACGCTGCAGAACGCCCACCTGATCCTGTATGGCGGCCTGCATCTCGAAGGCAAGATGGTGGAGCTGCTAGAGAAAAGCAGTCGGGCGGTCGCGGTGACGCAGGGCATCCCCCGTGCCAAACTCCTCTACCCAGAGGGCAGCGATGATCTACCCGATCCGCACGTCTGGTTTGACGTGACCCTCTGGAAACATGCCGCTGAGACCACGCGCGACGCCCTGAGCGCCGCTGACCCTGCTGGGAAAGAGGGCTATGCGCAAAACGCTGCGGCTTACCTGGCGCGGTTGGACGCACTCGACGCCGAGGTAAAGGCCCTGATGGAGCGCATTCCGAGCCGGCAGCGCGTGCTTGTCACCGCACACGACGCCTTCAACTACTTCTCCCGGCGTTACGGCATGGAGGTCCGGGGGGTGCAGGGGATCTCCACCGCCGCCGAGGCGGGAATGCAGAACATCCAGATGCTGGCCCGCTTCGTTGCGGAGCGTGAACTGCCGGCCATCTTCGTGGAAAGCAGCGTGCCGCAGCGCACTGTGGACGCAGTGATCGCTGCGGCCAGGGCACGGGGACACCCCCTGCGTGTTGGCGGAGAGCTGTTCAGTGACGCCCTGGGCACGGCCGGAACCCCGGAGGGCACCTATATCGGCATGATCCGGCACAACGCCCAGGTCATCAGCCGGGCCCTGGGAAGTGCTCCGTGA
- a CDS encoding replication initiator protein A, with product MEKPAKQEAVLREDLNVTQLGLISIQRKIPPDYTNWKVAFTRSGIESEVECNGTQKYGVPYGIDNDTYLALQEIYIEQGCPEDGTFTFSMYQLLVMCGLDDTGGNRRVLRQSLERLSATQYWISGAWRSHEDDEWVTAGFRLVEKLAFTRKRSDTDGAKAIAVTLPRELVRNIRNGYFKPVRAALLRELGQPSRAAYRVLDALRHDPVQHQAKTGHLQISLMDLAQRCGIATDRPDKIRRTLEPIHEDLLRTHYLSEVRIEGRGKGQVVYYVFGEASADADPELVVLLTGMKVPLVAARKTALDYPENVLDGVAQARAILAQGYRPQNEVGFVLDVVRSYGSGKYTWPDDPVPSQTLPTPVKKRRKQPTLFDTEELADPPRTAAAGRLLLSGVKLPELTVMEAVELFLSGHVSTQEMLSLKNEERPAETVLGWSVRRHQAATTR from the coding sequence GTGGAGAAACCGGCCAAGCAGGAAGCGGTGCTGCGTGAGGATCTGAATGTCACCCAACTCGGGCTCATTTCGATCCAGCGAAAAATCCCTCCCGACTACACCAACTGGAAGGTGGCGTTCACACGCTCGGGCATCGAGAGCGAGGTCGAGTGCAACGGAACCCAGAAGTACGGGGTGCCCTACGGCATCGACAACGACACGTATCTCGCCTTGCAGGAGATCTACATCGAGCAGGGCTGTCCGGAAGACGGCACTTTCACGTTTTCGATGTACCAGCTTCTGGTGATGTGCGGGCTCGACGATACGGGCGGCAACCGCCGGGTGCTGCGTCAGAGCCTGGAGCGCCTGAGTGCCACGCAGTACTGGATTAGCGGGGCGTGGCGCAGCCACGAGGATGACGAGTGGGTGACGGCAGGCTTCCGGCTCGTCGAGAAGCTGGCCTTCACGCGCAAGCGCTCGGACACGGACGGCGCCAAGGCGATTGCCGTGACGCTGCCGCGCGAGCTGGTGCGCAATATCCGTAACGGTTACTTCAAACCCGTGCGCGCCGCCCTGCTGCGCGAGCTCGGGCAGCCGAGTCGGGCGGCGTACCGGGTACTCGACGCCCTGCGTCATGACCCGGTGCAGCACCAGGCGAAGACCGGCCATCTCCAGATCTCCCTCATGGACCTCGCGCAGCGCTGCGGCATCGCCACTGACCGACCAGACAAGATTCGCCGGACCCTGGAGCCGATCCACGAAGACCTCTTGAGGACCCACTACCTCAGTGAGGTTCGCATCGAGGGGCGCGGCAAGGGGCAGGTCGTGTATTACGTGTTCGGAGAGGCGTCGGCCGACGCTGACCCGGAACTCGTCGTCCTACTGACCGGCATGAAGGTGCCGCTCGTGGCCGCGCGCAAAACTGCCCTCGATTACCCCGAGAATGTGCTCGACGGAGTGGCGCAGGCCCGGGCGATCCTCGCGCAAGGCTACCGGCCCCAGAACGAGGTGGGGTTCGTGCTCGACGTGGTGCGCTCCTATGGCAGCGGCAAGTACACCTGGCCGGACGACCCGGTCCCCAGCCAGACGCTGCCCACCCCGGTGAAAAAGCGCCGCAAGCAACCCACCCTGTTTGACACTGAGGAACTCGCGGACCCTCCCCGCACGGCGGCGGCGGGGCGCCTGCTGCTCTCGGGCGTGAAATTGCCGGAATTGACCGTCATGGAGGCGGTGGAGTTGTTCCTGTCCGGTCACGTCTCGACGCAGGAGATGCTCTCCCTCAAGAATGAGGAGCGGCCGGCCGAGACCGTGCTCGGCTGGAGTGTTCGGCGGCATCAGGCGGCCACTACCCGGTAA